A region from the Cannabis sativa cultivar Pink pepper isolate KNU-18-1 chromosome 9, ASM2916894v1, whole genome shotgun sequence genome encodes:
- the LOC115711301 gene encoding protein PALE CRESS, chloroplastic → MECKLLWLTCSPLVCSPIVTRLPLSISLSSVKLNSQPRVDLKRCVSKDEPLLEGLPKEYYDDEWQARQREKTKELHRKRQEEQEEEERKVEEYREIGLRLKGYPEEDVRNARILVSSLIRAAEEVEEKIEEAAEKGELTELVLMVIWNRLDLARRDEEKDAIRSLDLLYRRVETEILKREATPAMRLLNDLLNMHDGFDDEVWLKECKKLMADTFPQEDPFSILVPAGFDIDTHQGPLRPPLDSDDALLRVDFVREVDALLREVRTEQRETETAQGLDPESVANKMKQQEKQRAIRQVEAILDLAINLY, encoded by the exons ATGGAGTGCAAGTTGCTCTGGCTCACTTGCTCACCGCTGGTATGTTCACCGATCGTCACACGACTACCTCTCTCAATTTCCCTTTCGTCTGTTAAGCTCAACTCTCAACCCCGAGTAG ATTTAAAGAGGTGTGTGAGCAAGGATGAGCCACTCCTAGAAGGGCTTCCCAAGGAGTACTACGATGAT GAATGGCAAGCCCGACAGAGGGAGAAAACAAAGGAACTGCACCGAAAACGTCAAGAGGaacaggaagaagaagaaaggaaagttgaagAGTACCGTGAAATTGGCTTGCGGTTAAAGGGGTATCCAGAAGAAGATGTACGCAATGCTCGAATATTGGTTTCTAGCTTAATTCGAGCTGCTGAAGAAGTGGAAGAG AAAATCGAGGAGGCAGCTGAGAAAGGAGAACTTACTGAGCTTGTTCTAATGGTCATATGGAATCGCCTTGATCTTGCTCGACGTGAT GAGGAAAAGGATGCTATTAGAAGTCTTGATCTGCTGTACAGAAGAGTTGAG ACAGAAATTTTGAAAAGGGAGGCAACTCCTGCCATGAGACTGCTCAACGATCTTTTAAATATGCATGATGGGTTTGACGATGAAGTGTGGTTGAAAGAATGTAAGAAGCTCATGGCAGACACTTTCCCACAAGAGGATCCATTTAGCATCCTTGTTCCTGCAGGATTTGACATCGATACG CATCAAGGGCCTCTACGACCACCACTCGATTCTGATGATGCCCTTCTGAGAGTCGACTTTGTGAGAGAGGTGGATGCACTGCTACGAGAGGTGAGAACCGAACAGAGAGAAACAGAAACTGCACAAGGACTTGATCCTGAATCAGTAGCAAACAAAATGAAGCAACAAGAGAAACAACGAGCCATTCGCCAAGTAGAAGCTATACTAGACCTGGCAATTAACTTATATTAG